Sequence from the Schistosoma haematobium chromosome Unknown HiC_scaffold_224, whole genome shotgun sequence genome:
TGAAATGTAGTTGAAGATTTCTGGTAAGATTTATAATTGAAGAAATTGAAATTCAAGATTTGATGTAGGGAAGCACATCTGACTGAATTATATAAATGTATCGTTTCAACAATACTGTCCATCATGGATGGATTGATGGTGCCGTCACCATTCCTAATGATGAAACGAATGGTTCATTCATCATCAGAATGACTACTCACATGATATGAAAATTCTCACTTTTAACAAAAGCGTATTCTTTCAATGGAACAAGACTGAATTAGTTTAGTGTGAAATGAGTAGTTACACAAACAGTGAAATAGAGTTCCTTTTAACCAACAACTCACACATCTAACACTCATGGCACTGCTAATGAATGCCAATCAGTTTATAGTTGTGAATATGATCAGATCATGTTTATGCACTAATCACCATTTAATAATTCCAATGTACCATAATTATTTTCACCAGTAACTATCTGCAGCACAACTTAGCACAAGGTGAATAATCTCAATTTAGTCAACTATGAATGCACACAATCTGTCCGATTATAATAATTAATGCCTAACACATTGCAACAAGTAGTTGCATGTTTCCCTGATGACAACAATCATCTGTATTTCATTTCATACAATAAATCCTTGTGAATTATCAAGCAACGTAATCGAGTGAAGAACTTGAGTAAATAACACTAGAATACCGTTATTCCTGTAATACAATCAGTGGAACAATGTTTCCTGATAACCTTGTATCCTATATTATCACCATGCGAATCGCTAAAATACAATGCTTACCCACAATCATGTTCACTTTTTATTATGTATATAGCAATGAAGTACAATGAATTCAACGGATTCTCCTAGCAATCTCGTTCTCGATTTCCTCCTAtagaattattatcataattcgACTTTCTATCAAGTCGATAGTTGATTGGTTAACGCGACGAGACATCTGGTTGGATGATCAACTGTATGCTTCACTCTATATAATCTcagtaatttcttcttcattgtgaataaattatttaatagcACTGAAATGAATTCCCGTGAATACAAGAAGGATTGCATAATTGTAAGTCTTCAAAATGTCTTGATTATCTGTTTGCCTGTGTTTTCAATTAGTTTGATGATAGTTATGAAGGATATTCAGCGAAGAATTTCACTTTACCAGAAATCTATGAAAAACATATTTCAACCATTTTAATTCCGGGTGGAATGGTTCGAAGTCGTTTGGAAAGAATGTCTATTGATATATTGGATGATTATGAGAAATCTGGTGTACAATCTGTCTACGTGATTTGTATATTGAAAGGAGGTTTCAAATTTGCTTCTGAAATATGGAAAACGTTACAAAAGTATTCATTTACGCGTGAAAATTACATAAGGGTTAGTATTGACTTCGTCGCTGCAAGTACATACGTTGTAAGTAGTAATGACATTTTGTGAATTAATGTCTATCAATTTATTCAGGATGATTCAGTAGGTCATGATACCAAAATCACTCCGTGTACAAATATGGAGAAGTTCAGAGATAAGGTAGGTTGAGCGGAAATGGAGAGAATTTATCATGATCATTTGGTTGTTCTGTATAGGATGTACTCATTGTGGAAGATATGGTTGACACGGGCACAAGTTTAAACGAACTGGAGAGATTTGTGAAGAAATACGAACCGAAATCTGTTCGTTCAGCATGGTATGTTGTGTTGATGTTGTTCTCTTATTTTGTATTATCACCGAATGCATTCGAAGTGAGTGTTATGTGTATGTTGAGTTGGATGTTAACAGGTTGAACAAGTGGATTCATTGTCTAGTAGATCTTTTATACATTTAATTCGAAAGACACTGAATGTGTAGAAATCAATTGTTTATCTTGATAGTAAGTACTACTGATGTGGTGTGACAGATTTGTGAAAGATCAATGTCACTGTATTTCTCATTGATTCCAACTTGTTATGATTGAACACTAAGTCAATTATATAGGTGTACTGTATACTTTGTATATAAGTTCTACTGTGTTTTGCTAGTAAAACTGATGTTCAATAATCTTTATTTTTCAAACGTTCATGGTTTTTCTGAATAATAGTTTATTACTCAAAAGAATTACGAATCCCATTGAAGAAATACCACCAAATAGTTCATTTTCCTGTTTATCTCTTTGGTATGTATTAtccttgtttgttttgttgtcattaaataaatatttaatagtttTCATATACAAC
This genomic interval carries:
- the HPRT1_2 gene encoding hypoxanthine phosphoribosyltransferase 1 (EggNog:ENOG41KOG3367~COG:F) encodes the protein FDDSYEGYSAKNFTLPEIYEKHISTILIPGGMVRSRLERMSIDILDDYEKSGVQSVYVICILKGGFKFASEIWKTLQKYSFTRENYIRVSIDFVAASTYVDDSVGHDTKITPCTNMEKFRDKDVLIVEDMVDTGTSLNELERFVKKYEPKSVRSACLLLKRITNPIEEIPPNSSFSCLSLCFSSKNKQ